One Xyrauchen texanus isolate HMW12.3.18 chromosome 2, RBS_HiC_50CHRs, whole genome shotgun sequence genomic window carries:
- the LOC127654043 gene encoding uncharacterized protein LOC127654043 isoform X5, translating to MEAKWKSIVNHIQDIHDHDTPAFSSCAHGPLDGDQRNKEWLDPGSLAAVKLENIITKTALLKDVRQLSPQHQTFSLEVYHSHILHFAPKHTGFSYVEMYSRLLLAALHYNHNANRETARKSDGTEKYCVRYPRFRKGYATSLMKALQESYTHSPAALRETSPMI from the exons ATGGAGGCTAAATGGAAAAGTATagtcaaccacatccaggacatcCATGACCATGACACCCCTGCTTTCTCCAGTTGTGCCCATGGCCCTCTAGACGGGGATCAGCGCAACAAAGAGTGGCTGGACCCAG GCTCATTGGCAGCTGTAAAGTTGGAGAACATAATCACGAAGACTGCCTTACTGAAAGATGTTCGACAGCTGTCTCCACAGCATCAGACATTCTCCCTTGAGGTTTACCACTCCCACATCTTGCACTTCGCACCCAAGCACACAGGGTTTTCATACGTTGAGATGTATAGCAG gCTTCTCTTAGCGGCGCTGCATTACAATCACAATGCCAACCGCGAGACAGCACGGAAAAGTGATGGGACGGAGAAGTACTGTGTGCGGTATCCGCGCTTCAGAAAAG GTTATGCAACATCATTGATGAAGGCCCTTCAGGAAAGCTACACCCATTCACCTGCAGCTCTTCGAGAG acaAGTCCAATGATTTAG
- the LOC127654043 gene encoding uncharacterized protein LOC127654043 isoform X4 — protein MEAKWKSIVNHIQDIHDHDTPAFSSCAHGPLDGDQRNKEWLDPGSLAAVKLENIITKTALLKDVRQLSPQHQTFSLEVYHSHILHFAPKHTGFSYVEMYSRLLLAALHYNHNANRETARKSDGTEKYCVRYPRFRKGAHVVCPIKEAASYGYATSLMKALQESYTHSPAALRETSPMI, from the exons ATGGAGGCTAAATGGAAAAGTATagtcaaccacatccaggacatcCATGACCATGACACCCCTGCTTTCTCCAGTTGTGCCCATGGCCCTCTAGACGGGGATCAGCGCAACAAAGAGTGGCTGGACCCAG GCTCATTGGCAGCTGTAAAGTTGGAGAACATAATCACGAAGACTGCCTTACTGAAAGATGTTCGACAGCTGTCTCCACAGCATCAGACATTCTCCCTTGAGGTTTACCACTCCCACATCTTGCACTTCGCACCCAAGCACACAGGGTTTTCATACGTTGAGATGTATAGCAG gCTTCTCTTAGCGGCGCTGCATTACAATCACAATGCCAACCGCGAGACAGCACGGAAAAGTGATGGGACGGAGAAGTACTGTGTGCGGTATCCGCGCTTCAGAAAAGGTGCCCATGTGGTGTGTCCCATCAAAGAGGCAGCCTCATACG GTTATGCAACATCATTGATGAAGGCCCTTCAGGAAAGCTACACCCATTCACCTGCAGCTCTTCGAGAG acaAGTCCAATGATTTAG
- the LOC127654043 gene encoding uncharacterized protein LOC127654043 isoform X3, producing MEAKWKSIVNHIQDIHDHDTPAFSSCAHGPLDGDQRNKEWLDPGSLAAVKLENIITKTALLKDVRQLSPQHQTFSLEVYHSHILHFAPKHTGFSYVEMYSRLLLAALHYNHNANRETARKSDGTEKYCVRYPRFRKGYATSLMKALQESYTHSPAALREVSANLSSDAPAPIAKSFEQVPKEEAVSLFLARQSRYKRT from the exons ATGGAGGCTAAATGGAAAAGTATagtcaaccacatccaggacatcCATGACCATGACACCCCTGCTTTCTCCAGTTGTGCCCATGGCCCTCTAGACGGGGATCAGCGCAACAAAGAGTGGCTGGACCCAG GCTCATTGGCAGCTGTAAAGTTGGAGAACATAATCACGAAGACTGCCTTACTGAAAGATGTTCGACAGCTGTCTCCACAGCATCAGACATTCTCCCTTGAGGTTTACCACTCCCACATCTTGCACTTCGCACCCAAGCACACAGGGTTTTCATACGTTGAGATGTATAGCAG gCTTCTCTTAGCGGCGCTGCATTACAATCACAATGCCAACCGCGAGACAGCACGGAAAAGTGATGGGACGGAGAAGTACTGTGTGCGGTATCCGCGCTTCAGAAAAG GTTATGCAACATCATTGATGAAGGCCCTTCAGGAAAGCTACACCCATTCACCTGCAGCTCTTCGAGAGGTTAGCGCTAATTTGTCCTCCGATGCACCCGCCCCCATCGCTAAATCCTTCGAACAGGTTCCTAAGGAGGAGGCCGTCAGCCTCTTCCTAGCCCGGCAGTCACGCTACAAGAGAACCtaa
- the LOC127654043 gene encoding uncharacterized protein LOC127654043 isoform X2 → MEAKWKSIVNHIQDIHDHDTPAFSSCAHGPLDGDQRNKEWLDPGSLAAVKLENIITKTALLKDVRQLSPQHQTFSLEVYHSHILHFAPKHTGFSYVEMYSRLLLAALHYNHNANRETARKSDGTEKYCVRYPRFRKGAHVVCPIKEAASYGYATSLMKALQESYTHSPAALREVSANLSSDAPAPIAKSFEQVPKEEAVSLFLARQSRYKRT, encoded by the exons ATGGAGGCTAAATGGAAAAGTATagtcaaccacatccaggacatcCATGACCATGACACCCCTGCTTTCTCCAGTTGTGCCCATGGCCCTCTAGACGGGGATCAGCGCAACAAAGAGTGGCTGGACCCAG GCTCATTGGCAGCTGTAAAGTTGGAGAACATAATCACGAAGACTGCCTTACTGAAAGATGTTCGACAGCTGTCTCCACAGCATCAGACATTCTCCCTTGAGGTTTACCACTCCCACATCTTGCACTTCGCACCCAAGCACACAGGGTTTTCATACGTTGAGATGTATAGCAG gCTTCTCTTAGCGGCGCTGCATTACAATCACAATGCCAACCGCGAGACAGCACGGAAAAGTGATGGGACGGAGAAGTACTGTGTGCGGTATCCGCGCTTCAGAAAAGGTGCCCATGTGGTGTGTCCCATCAAAGAGGCAGCCTCATACG GTTATGCAACATCATTGATGAAGGCCCTTCAGGAAAGCTACACCCATTCACCTGCAGCTCTTCGAGAGGTTAGCGCTAATTTGTCCTCCGATGCACCCGCCCCCATCGCTAAATCCTTCGAACAGGTTCCTAAGGAGGAGGCCGTCAGCCTCTTCCTAGCCCGGCAGTCACGCTACAAGAGAACCtaa
- the LOC127654043 gene encoding uncharacterized protein LOC127654043 isoform X1, with protein MTWVPEEPMHEEDLFDEEPPYTCDPHHNGIDKFIVCQEELMGLFVICPACCERSDSSIVQEEGTFLKIKQVCASCGYHRFWQNQPMLHRNMPTCNLLLSGAIHFTGGLATQTLRMLTLFGLQCISVSSYFRHQRHYTIPVIVQAWQNDQAKNFSDLRAMDDGLVLAGDCRSDSPGHCAKYGSYSLIEDRVNKVVDVQLVQSSEVPNSSWCELEGLKRSVGLLRERTCI; from the exons ATGACGTGGGTGCCCGAAGAGCCGATGCATGAGGAAGACTTGTTTGATGAGGAGCCACCTTACACGTGTGACCCCCATCACAA tGGCATTGACAAATTCATTGTTTGCCAAGAGGAGCTGATGGGCCTTTTTGTCATCTGTCCGGCCTGTTGTGAGAGGTCAGATAGTAGCATCGTGCAGGAGGAAGGAACTTTTCTTAAGATCAAGCAG gTCTGTGCATCATGTGGCTACCACCGTTTCTGGCAAAACCAGCCAATGCTCCACAGGAACATGCCGACCTGCAACCTCCTGTTAAGCGGGGCCATTCATTTCACTGGAGGTTTGGCCACCCAGACATTAAGAATGTTGACTCTGTTTGGCCTGCAGTGCATCAGTGTGAGCAGTTACTTTCGCCATCAGCGCCACTACACCATCCCTGTAATCGTTCAGGCCTGGCAAAACGATCAAGCGAAGAATTTTAGTGACCTACGGGCAATGGATGACGGGCTAGTTCTTGCTGGTGACTGCAG GTCAGATTCTCCTGGGCACTGCGCGAAGTATGGATCCTACTCACTGATCGAGGACAGAGTGAACAAGGTGGTGGATGTTCAGCTTGTTCAG AGCTCAGAGGTCCCCAACAGCTCATGGTGTGAGCTTGAAGGGCTCAAGCGCAGTGTTGGCCTGCTGAGGGAAAGGACCTGCATTTAG
- the LOC127655606 gene encoding protein mono-ADP-ribosyltransferase PARP15-like, protein MERDQDHLFTQVTWCILGPHGIWQKVAKDMNHKLERGDVTGGITDAQGVKWTVDLRKMEACGTGQVTQLKRLENLPDFSLPIYWDNMSQGEVLKVINLDQSSAEYQRVKTDFKKTVQKTVLKIQRIQNVHLRQLYEARKKELENRNDSRVRSGEKILYHGTTEAACTSIMNTNFNRNFAGQNRN, encoded by the exons ATGGAACGGGATCAGGACCACCTCTTCACCCAAGTCACATGGTGCATTCTGGGACCACACGGCATTTGGCAGAAGGTAGCCAAAGATATGAATCATAAGCTTGAGAGGGGGGATGTGACAGGAGGAATCACGGATGCACAGGGTGTCAAATGGACTGTGGATTTAAGAAAGATGGAGGCATGTGGGACAGGGCAGGTGACCCAACTCAAACGACTGGAGAACCTTCCAG ATTTCTCTTTGCCTATCTACTGGGACAACATGAGTCAAGGTGAGGTCTTAAAAGTGATTAATCTAGATCAGTCATCTGCAGAATACCAGAGGGTGAAAACGGACTTCAAGAAGACCGTCCAAAAAACAGTGCTCAAG ATTCAGCGTATCCAGAATGTGCATCTCCGGCAGTTATATGAGGCACGTAAAAAAGAGCTGGAGAACAGGAATGATTCCAGAGTGAGATCAGGAGAGAAGATCCTTTATCACGGCACAACGGAGGCAGCCTGCACATCCATCATGAATACTAACTTTAACCGCAATTTTGCTGGGCAAAATCGTAATTAA